The following proteins are encoded in a genomic region of Leifsonia psychrotolerans:
- a CDS encoding argininosuccinate synthase — MAERIVLAYSGGLDTSVGIGWLKDATGKEVVALAVDVGQGGENMDDIRQRALDCGAVESIVVDAKDEFANDYIVPALKANALYQKRYPLVSALSRPLIAKYLASTAKDLGADSVAHGCTGKGNDQVRFEAAVAALAPDLTSIAPVRDLALTRDKAIIYAEQHNLPIQQSKKNPYSIDKNVWGRAVETGFLEDPWNAPIEDLYEYTQDPSVHREADEVVITFDQGVPIAIDGVPHTPLEMVVAMNALAGKHGVGRLDMVEDRLVGIKSREVYEAPAGIALIAAHEELENLTLERDQNRYKRTIESTWSELVYDGLWFSGLKRSLDAFIDHTQKYVSGDIRLKLQGGTAVVTGRKSEQSLYDFSLATYDTGDTFDQSLAKGFIDLWSLPSKISARRDLAGQ, encoded by the coding sequence ATGGCTGAACGTATCGTCCTTGCCTATTCGGGCGGACTCGACACCTCTGTCGGCATCGGCTGGCTCAAGGATGCGACCGGCAAGGAGGTCGTCGCCCTCGCCGTCGACGTGGGGCAGGGCGGCGAGAACATGGATGACATTCGTCAGCGTGCCCTTGACTGCGGTGCCGTCGAATCGATCGTCGTCGACGCGAAAGACGAGTTCGCCAACGATTACATCGTTCCCGCGCTCAAGGCCAACGCCCTCTACCAGAAGCGTTACCCGCTGGTGTCGGCGCTCAGCCGCCCGCTGATCGCCAAGTATCTCGCCTCGACCGCCAAAGACCTCGGCGCAGACTCCGTCGCGCACGGCTGCACCGGCAAGGGCAACGACCAGGTGCGTTTCGAGGCGGCCGTGGCTGCCCTCGCACCCGACTTGACCAGCATCGCCCCCGTGCGCGACCTCGCGCTCACCCGCGACAAGGCCATCATCTACGCCGAGCAGCACAACCTGCCGATCCAGCAGTCGAAGAAGAACCCGTACTCCATTGACAAGAACGTCTGGGGCCGCGCTGTCGAGACCGGATTCCTGGAAGACCCATGGAACGCTCCGATCGAAGACCTCTATGAGTACACCCAAGACCCGAGCGTGCACCGCGAGGCCGATGAGGTCGTCATCACGTTCGACCAGGGCGTACCGATCGCCATCGATGGCGTGCCGCACACCCCGCTCGAGATGGTGGTGGCCATGAACGCCCTCGCCGGCAAGCACGGCGTCGGACGCCTCGACATGGTCGAAGACCGTCTCGTCGGCATCAAGAGCCGTGAGGTCTACGAGGCTCCGGCCGGCATCGCCTTGATCGCCGCGCACGAAGAGCTCGAAAACCTCACCCTCGAACGCGACCAGAACCGTTACAAGCGCACCATCGAGTCCACGTGGTCGGAGCTCGTCTATGACGGACTCTGGTTCTCGGGTCTCAAGCGTTCGCTCGACGCGTTCATCGACCACACCCAGAAGTACGTCTCGGGCGACATCCGTCTGAAGCTGCAGGGCGGCACCGCCGTCGTCACCGGCCGCAAGTCGGAGCAGAGCCTGTACGACTTCAGCCTCGCCACCTACGACACCGGTGACACCTTCGACCAGTCGCTGGCCAAGGGCTTCATCGACCTGTGGTCGCTGCCGAGCAAGATCTCGGCTCGCCGCGATCTCGCCGGCCAGTAG
- the argF gene encoding ornithine carbamoyltransferase: protein MTRHFLRDDDLSPAEQAEILDLAVELKRDRFAVQPLAGPQTVAVIFDKSSTRTRVSFAVGIADLGGSPLIISTANSQLGGKETPSDTARVLERMVSAIVWRTYGQAGLEEMARGTTVPVVNALSDDFHPCQLLADLLTMREHRGDLAGQTLVFLGDGACNMAQSYLLAGATAGMHVRIASPAGYTPNAQVVADAASIAAQTGGSVELFTDPVAAVTGVDIVITDTWVSMGKEEEKAARLADLGAYRVDAALMAHAKPDAHFMHCLPADRGFEVTADVIDGAQSIIWDEAENRLHAQKALLVWLLAQNSQNTSSNAA, encoded by the coding sequence GTGACCCGCCACTTCCTGCGTGACGATGACCTCTCTCCGGCCGAACAGGCCGAGATTCTCGACCTGGCCGTGGAACTGAAACGAGACCGATTCGCGGTGCAGCCGCTCGCCGGGCCGCAGACCGTCGCGGTGATCTTTGACAAGTCATCGACCCGCACGCGCGTGTCGTTCGCCGTGGGTATCGCCGATCTCGGCGGCAGCCCGCTGATCATCTCGACCGCCAACAGTCAGCTGGGTGGCAAAGAGACCCCGTCCGATACCGCCCGCGTGCTCGAACGCATGGTCTCGGCCATCGTCTGGCGCACCTACGGCCAGGCCGGACTCGAAGAAATGGCTCGGGGCACCACCGTCCCCGTCGTCAACGCGCTTTCTGACGACTTTCACCCGTGCCAGCTGCTCGCCGACCTGCTCACCATGCGTGAGCACCGCGGCGACCTGGCCGGCCAAACATTGGTCTTCCTCGGCGATGGCGCCTGCAACATGGCCCAGTCCTACCTGCTCGCCGGCGCGACCGCCGGCATGCACGTGCGTATCGCCTCGCCAGCGGGGTACACGCCGAACGCGCAGGTCGTGGCGGATGCCGCATCCATCGCCGCGCAGACCGGCGGCTCCGTCGAGCTGTTCACTGACCCCGTCGCCGCCGTCACGGGTGTCGACATCGTCATCACCGACACCTGGGTGTCGATGGGTAAAGAAGAAGAGAAGGCTGCCCGTCTGGCCGACCTCGGCGCCTACCGCGTCGACGCTGCGCTGATGGCACACGCGAAGCCTGACGCCCACTTCATGCACTGCCTCCCGGCCGACCGCGGCTTCGAGGTCACCGCCGACGTGATCGACGGCGCACAGAGCATCATTTGGGACGAGGCCGAGAATCGTCTGCACGCTCAGAAGGCGCTACTCGTGTGGCTGCTGGCGCAGAACTCGCAGAACACCTCCTCGAACGCGGCCTGA
- the argB gene encoding acetylglutamate kinase, with the protein MAADSTLIPEQSDNTPAEAAVKAATLIESLPWLKRFHEQIIVVKFGGNAMVSEELQRAFAEDMVYLRYAGLRPVVVHGGGPQISAMLERLGIESEFRGGYRVTTPEAMDVVRMVLTGQINRDLVGHINEHGPLAAGLSGEDAGLFRGRRRGVVLDGIEVDLGLVGDVIGVDPEAVHTQLNAGRIPVISSIAPDSDVPGQSLNINADAAAAALAVALGAAKLVILTDVAGLYSDWPNRDSLVSGIDTEALRALLPSLESGMIPKMTACLDAVDGGVEKAAIIDGRIPHSILLEVFTQDGIGTEVVSV; encoded by the coding sequence ATGGCCGCCGACAGCACACTCATCCCGGAACAGAGCGACAACACCCCGGCCGAGGCAGCGGTCAAGGCCGCCACTCTGATCGAGTCGTTGCCCTGGCTCAAGCGTTTTCACGAGCAGATCATCGTCGTGAAGTTCGGCGGCAACGCCATGGTCAGCGAAGAGCTGCAGCGCGCGTTCGCCGAAGACATGGTCTACCTGCGTTATGCCGGTCTCCGCCCGGTCGTCGTGCACGGCGGTGGCCCGCAAATCTCGGCCATGCTCGAACGCCTCGGCATCGAGAGCGAGTTCCGCGGCGGCTACCGCGTGACCACGCCCGAAGCCATGGACGTGGTACGCATGGTGCTCACCGGCCAGATCAACCGCGATCTGGTCGGTCACATCAACGAGCACGGTCCGCTCGCCGCCGGCCTCTCCGGCGAAGACGCCGGCCTGTTCCGCGGCCGTCGACGCGGCGTCGTCCTTGACGGCATCGAGGTCGACCTGGGCCTCGTCGGCGACGTCATCGGCGTCGATCCGGAAGCGGTGCACACCCAGCTCAACGCCGGGCGCATCCCCGTGATCTCGTCGATTGCGCCCGACAGCGACGTGCCCGGGCAGTCGTTAAACATCAACGCGGATGCCGCCGCCGCCGCTCTCGCCGTGGCTCTCGGCGCCGCGAAACTCGTGATCCTCACCGATGTGGCCGGTCTCTACAGCGATTGGCCGAACCGCGACTCGCTTGTTTCAGGCATCGACACCGAGGCGCTCCGCGCCCTGCTGCCGAGCCTGGAGTCGGGCATGATCCCCAAGATGACGGCCTGCCTGGACGCGGTCGACGGCGGCGTTGAAAAGGCCGCGATCATCGACGGCCGCATCCCGCACTCGATCTTGCTCGAAGTGTTCACGCAAGACGGAATTGGCACCGAGGTGGTTTCAGTATGA
- a CDS encoding acetylornithine transaminase yields MTESTPQTAQTPQTDWRTRYSNAMLPVFGMPLAMLVRGEGCYVWDEDGTEYLDFLAGIAVNALGHAHPALVAAVSEQVSTLAHVSNYFASPPQIELAERLQRLTGAGAEGRVFFANSGTEANEAAFKLARLNTGDGSRTRIVTLQDSFHGRTMAGLALSGKPAMREPFLPVPAGVDHIERTLEALEAAIDGTVCALVLEPVQGEAGVLDLPDGFLARARELCTEHGVLLILDEIQTGIARTGDWFAYQRDGILPDALTLAKGLGGGVPIGALVTFGAASDLFARGQHGSTFGGNPLATAAANAVLTVIENDDLVANATKRGEQLRGIIAAIDSPLITEVRGRGLLLGLGLARPVAAELAAAAQAHGLIVNAPNDSTIRLAPPLIVDDAELAEFERRFRAALASL; encoded by the coding sequence ATGACCGAATCGACCCCGCAGACCGCGCAGACCCCGCAGACCGACTGGCGGACCCGCTACAGCAACGCGATGCTCCCCGTCTTCGGCATGCCGCTCGCGATGCTGGTGCGCGGGGAGGGGTGCTACGTCTGGGACGAGGATGGCACCGAGTACCTCGATTTTCTAGCCGGTATCGCCGTCAACGCGCTCGGCCACGCGCATCCGGCACTCGTAGCCGCAGTGAGCGAGCAGGTTTCCACCCTCGCCCACGTCTCGAACTACTTCGCCAGTCCGCCGCAGATCGAACTGGCCGAGCGGCTGCAGCGCCTCACGGGCGCCGGGGCGGAGGGCCGCGTCTTCTTCGCGAACTCGGGCACCGAGGCCAACGAGGCCGCATTCAAACTGGCCCGCCTCAACACGGGCGACGGTAGCCGCACTCGCATCGTCACCCTGCAGGATTCGTTCCACGGCCGCACCATGGCCGGCCTCGCGCTCTCGGGCAAGCCCGCCATGCGCGAGCCGTTCCTGCCGGTTCCGGCCGGTGTCGACCACATCGAACGCACGCTGGAGGCTCTCGAAGCCGCCATCGACGGCACGGTCTGCGCACTCGTGCTCGAACCCGTGCAGGGCGAAGCCGGTGTGCTTGATCTACCCGACGGCTTCCTTGCGCGCGCTCGGGAACTCTGCACCGAGCACGGCGTGCTGCTCATTCTCGACGAGATCCAGACCGGTATCGCCCGCACGGGCGACTGGTTTGCCTACCAGCGCGATGGCATCCTTCCCGATGCCCTCACTCTGGCCAAGGGTCTCGGCGGCGGTGTGCCGATCGGTGCGCTCGTCACGTTCGGTGCCGCATCCGACCTGTTCGCGCGCGGCCAGCACGGCTCGACCTTCGGCGGTAATCCGCTCGCAACGGCGGCGGCGAACGCGGTGCTCACCGTGATCGAAAACGACGACCTCGTCGCGAACGCAACGAAACGTGGCGAACAGTTGCGCGGCATCATTGCCGCGATCGACTCACCCCTCATCACCGAGGTGCGCGGACGCGGACTGTTGCTGGGCCTGGGACTGGCACGCCCGGTCGCGGCCGAGCTCGCCGCCGCGGCCCAGGCCCACGGCCTGATCGTGAACGCCCCGAACGACTCGACCATCAGGCTGGCCCCGCCGCTGATCGTCGACGACGCCGAGCTGGCCGAGTTCGAGCGACGATTCCGGGCTGCACTCGCCAGCCTCTAG
- the argJ gene encoding bifunctional glutamate N-acetyltransferase/amino-acid acetyltransferase ArgJ: MSVTAPAGFVAAGVTAGLKKSGGLDLALVQNLGPLRSVATVFTRNRCQANPVIWSKQVMADGTVSAIVLNSGGANCYTGTAGFQVTHATAEAVAAALEIAAGDVLVCSTGLIGEQLDLGKLTGGVAEASALLKTPEAASADAGLAAAQAIMTTDTRPKLSEHRAPSGWSLGGMAKGAGMLAPGLATMLVVITTDAVLSSAQLDVALRAATRVTFDRLDSDGCMSTNDTVSLLGSGASGVEADLTEFTDALIALCEDLTLQLQADAEGAAHDVAITVQNAQSEDEAVLVARAVSRSNLFKAAIYGNDPNWGRVLAAVGTVDEADAAFDPYGIDVAINGVQVCTAGEPDQPRDLVDLTPRAVSVVIDLHAGNATATLWTNDLTHDYVEENSAYSS, encoded by the coding sequence GTGAGTGTCACCGCCCCCGCCGGTTTCGTCGCCGCCGGTGTCACCGCCGGACTCAAGAAGTCAGGTGGCCTCGACCTGGCCCTCGTGCAGAACCTCGGCCCGCTGCGCAGCGTCGCCACGGTCTTCACCCGCAACCGCTGCCAGGCGAACCCGGTCATCTGGAGCAAGCAGGTCATGGCTGACGGCACGGTCAGCGCCATCGTTCTGAACTCGGGGGGCGCCAACTGTTACACGGGCACCGCCGGCTTTCAGGTCACGCATGCCACTGCAGAGGCTGTCGCCGCCGCTCTCGAGATTGCAGCGGGCGACGTGCTCGTCTGTTCGACCGGTCTCATCGGCGAGCAGCTCGACCTCGGCAAGCTCACCGGTGGCGTCGCCGAAGCAAGTGCCCTGCTGAAAACGCCTGAAGCGGCATCCGCCGACGCCGGATTGGCCGCAGCGCAGGCCATCATGACCACTGACACCCGCCCCAAGCTCTCCGAACACCGCGCGCCGAGCGGCTGGTCGCTCGGCGGCATGGCCAAGGGAGCCGGAATGCTCGCTCCGGGCCTCGCGACAATGCTCGTCGTCATCACCACCGACGCCGTCCTCAGCTCGGCTCAGCTCGACGTGGCGCTCCGTGCGGCCACCCGCGTCACGTTCGACCGTCTTGACTCGGACGGTTGCATGTCCACCAACGACACGGTCAGCCTGCTCGGCTCGGGCGCCAGCGGCGTCGAAGCCGACCTGACCGAATTCACCGACGCGCTCATCGCATTGTGCGAAGACCTCACCCTTCAGTTGCAGGCCGACGCCGAGGGCGCCGCCCATGATGTCGCGATCACGGTGCAGAACGCACAGAGTGAAGACGAAGCTGTGCTGGTCGCCCGCGCGGTCTCACGCAGCAACCTGTTCAAGGCCGCCATCTACGGCAATGACCCCAATTGGGGCCGCGTGCTGGCCGCCGTCGGCACCGTAGACGAAGCCGACGCCGCCTTCGACCCGTACGGCATCGACGTCGCCATCAACGGCGTGCAGGTCTGCACGGCGGGGGAGCCCGATCAGCCGCGCGACCTCGTTGACCTCACCCCGCGGGCCGTCTCTGTCGTCATCGACCTGCATGCGGGCAACGCCACGGCCACGCTGTGGACGAATGACCTCACCCACGATTACGTCGAAGAGAACAGCGCGTACTCCAGCTGA
- the argC gene encoding N-acetyl-gamma-glutamyl-phosphate reductase: MAYSVAVAGASGYAGGELLRLLAGHPEFDVRTVTANSNAGARLLDVQPHLRSLAHLTLVETTPETLSGHDIVFLALPHGKSGELTSHLPADTLVVDCGADHRLVSEEDWAAFYGGDYYGAWAYGVPELPLAGGAAGQKQRDRLVGARRIAAPGCNASTVSLALAPGIRAGVIEAADIVAVLAVGPSGAGKSLTNANLASEILGSANPYAIGGVHRHIPEIAQNLRWAGAVAPTISFTPVIVPMSRGILATSTARIVPGTSAAAVRAAWEEAYANEPFVQVLPAGQFPRTADVLGANTALIGLAVDEAAGRVVTVTAVDNLAKGTAGAAIQSANIALGLPETSGLSVNGVAP, encoded by the coding sequence ATGGCTTATTCGGTGGCAGTGGCGGGCGCGAGCGGTTATGCAGGCGGCGAGTTGCTGCGGCTGCTCGCCGGACACCCCGAGTTCGACGTGCGCACGGTTACCGCGAACAGCAACGCCGGCGCCCGTCTCCTCGACGTGCAGCCGCATCTGCGCTCCCTCGCCCACCTGACGTTGGTCGAAACCACGCCCGAGACCCTGTCCGGGCACGACATCGTCTTCCTCGCTCTGCCGCACGGCAAGTCCGGCGAGCTCACCTCTCACCTGCCCGCCGACACCCTCGTGGTCGACTGCGGCGCCGACCACCGGCTGGTCAGCGAAGAAGACTGGGCGGCGTTCTACGGCGGTGACTACTACGGCGCCTGGGCCTACGGCGTGCCCGAGCTGCCGCTGGCGGGCGGCGCCGCGGGCCAGAAACAACGCGACCGCCTCGTTGGCGCGCGCCGCATCGCGGCCCCCGGCTGCAATGCCAGCACGGTCTCGCTGGCCCTGGCCCCGGGCATCCGTGCCGGTGTGATCGAGGCCGCCGACATCGTCGCCGTTCTCGCTGTCGGTCCGTCGGGCGCCGGCAAGAGCCTCACCAACGCGAACCTCGCCTCGGAAATCCTCGGCTCGGCCAACCCCTACGCCATCGGCGGGGTACACCGGCACATTCCCGAAATTGCGCAGAATCTGCGCTGGGCCGGTGCCGTCGCCCCGACCATCTCGTTCACGCCGGTGATCGTGCCCATGTCGCGCGGCATCCTCGCCACCTCGACCGCGCGGATCGTGCCCGGCACGTCGGCTGCCGCCGTGCGCGCCGCCTGGGAAGAGGCCTACGCGAACGAGCCGTTCGTGCAGGTGTTGCCGGCCGGCCAGTTTCCGCGCACCGCCGATGTGCTGGGCGCGAACACAGCTTTGATCGGCCTGGCCGTCGATGAGGCCGCCGGTCGTGTCGTCACGGTCACGGCCGTCGACAACCTGGCCAAGGGCACCGCCGGTGCCGCGATCCAATCGGCCAATATTGCCCTCGGACTGCCCGAAACGTCGGGCCTCAGCGTGAATGGAGTTGCCCCGTGA